Below is a genomic region from Gadus morhua chromosome 4, gadMor3.0, whole genome shotgun sequence.
aacatgacatcacaatggttatacttgactgcagaattcgcatgaaatagaaataagagtcttccaacagaggacatcaaccggacttgaaccccggtctccatggggttagctcacagctctctccacttcccactgagatttgtaatttgatcatgtctgaggttatatatttacaatttacaataaataacagtgttaccccttatgggttcttcatgacgacagataaaaaacgacagtgttacccttttcgtttcatttgataaaaacgacagtgttaccccttatgttattttcccatgatgactgatgaaaaacaacagtgttaccccttatcttttttttcacgacgaccaaagaaaaacgtcAGTTTCAcccttcatgtttcatttggtaaaaacgagtgttaccccctatgttttatttgatacatttcgacagtgttaccccttatgggtttttcatgacaacagataaaaaatgacagtgttaccctttatgtttcatttgataaaaacgaaagggttaccccttatgttttttttcatgacgaccaataaaaaacgacagtgttaccccttatgtttttttcatgacaactgataaaaaacaacagtgttaccccttatggtttttttcatgacaaccaaagaaaaatgacagtatcacccctcatgtttcatttgataacgacagtgttaccccttgtgtttcatttgattaaaacaacagtgttaccccttgtgttttttttcatgacgaccaaagaaaaacaacagtgttaccccctatgttttatttgataaatatcaacagtgttaccccttttgtttttttcatgacaaccaagaaaaaacaacagtgttaccccttatgttttttttcatgacgaccaataaaaaacaacagtgtcatagatcgctaactagcagagagttgtaagcacttttcacccttttcagtggaggaattggactccccaagcaatgttatacttaaaaggagcaagtaagttacatattaatttagtctttcggcctgtagcatatcaACTAAATGAAGCAACtatcccatatttctaactgcatttgaagtagacattgagactcacaaaaaatggacgccataggacagtgatcatgatttgtctcaatatcagaatgacaacaatgggtcaaatagcaatggctggtggaatggccatgaagtaggtctgtatatgcagtgtaagcttgtccaggccctgcaagtcaggatgtaggatAGGTAGTGGCCATTCCCAAAATGCACcggaatacaggaaatcaaatctattaaattccaaaataattatgggggggggggggggagaacctcagaccccctgtctattactgtgccccatcaacatgtttgatcgccaaCCGCCAttgagaatgaccaatggaaataattctctgcacaatttgaattgtgtttaaatatgctacagtggtcatttgtttagccaattcatattaaacaatgagggttttgattgtcgggtcgggcctttgatcgagcgtttgtgttttttttgtttttgttatcattgctttattggcccaatttgaggagaaatctatgccataaacagacattttataggcctttattacacgggtcttctcaatgccgtggaacgctccgttcacttgcatgggtagtagtccggtaacttgtcaaccccagcgtcttcggttgctaatgccgcgtttccactacagggtgcggaacggattggttcgcaaaggtgcgatagggagggggcggtatagcccagctcagttccgaggtcgcgtttccaccgccgacattACCCTTTAAgataggccggatgtcgatcgccgcggcagctacgtaaacatcgtaaacaacgtcttcctccccaagactGCAGACgaccgtctccacctccttgttcgcccaagcaagcgttttacgcgacacgttaattgtaaagaataatacctcgaggctactgttagTTGGTTTTTATcaccacgtcgcccggaagtgatgattctgtcgaccaatcaacggagggggggtgtagctagaattactccgggaccctttcaggcgtctcgtctcgttttcagtaccccaatggaggagtactgaaaacgaggccaaaacgggtaggcctacagctaagtccgggtcacgcccacttttgtcggtggaaacgcaacccgtaccgcacctttgcgaaccgatccgttcctcaccctgcagtggaaatgcgacataagcgacgtcaacgtcttatagcggactatttcactgctgatcaacactacgaatgctggtaacgaataaattgtaaaaagtacacaccatgtgaagttattttccaaataagatttgaaaagctttggaagtttatttacaacactatttacatggtttcggagtagtacactttgacattttaatacagttcagcgagaaaggcgacgaagaataagaatggggcgttccagtctgcgtaaacgggaacccccaacacacgagaacgcccatttgcgtctgcagtgggatgatattggaagacacacacacacacacacacacacacacacacacacacacacacacacacacacacacacacacacacacacacacacacacacacacacacacacacacacacacacacacacacacacacacacacacacacacacacacacacacacaatttttccACCGTACTTTCTGTGAAAACTCTTGAAGACGTTGGTCATCCACTTGTAATCCCATTGTGATCCGGCGTGTAATCCCAGTAGGATCCGCAGGGGGCGCTGGTGTGATCTGAACGCATGGAGGGAATATATCGGTCCTCCGGCTGAAGAAGAGGAAGTTCACAGGAAGTGACGTGTATGAGTCCGGTGTGTTTCTGTAGCCACAGATAATATCAACTTCAGGATTTATAAACCCTTGACTAGTGACGTGTGTGTTGAGATATAAACGGACGAATGTTAACCGGGAGATTGAAGAATGTTAACGAGCGGCGTTAGTTTGGTCTGTTTGCTCATGCCACCAGTTAGCTTGTAGCTAACCTGCTCCGAGGGCATCGAACCCGCGACCCCCTGAGCCCCGGCATGGGACCTGATCTGGGAACAGGTGGGTGAGATCTTCACACCTTTAGGTTTTATGGTTTCTTTTATTGTTAGAAGATCTAAGTCTTCATCCTCTATTTAACAATAAACACCAAAGACTTTATGTAAGCTTATTTTTGATTacttgtccacacacacacacacacacacacacacacacacacacacacacacacacacacacacacacacacacacacacacacacacacacaggtatgcacaCACCAACTTGTGCGCACACGTAATACATTTGTGTGTCAGGGTTATTTTTAAGTatagcatttatttaatttaatattatgTCTCCCTGCTCCAGAggccctccccctgccctcgcTGCGCCTGCTGGTGTCCCCCCTGCAGCTGAGCGTGGCGGTGATGTGGCGGGTGCTCCACCGGCTGGAGGTGCAGCACTACTGGGCGGTGGCCCGCTTCGTGGGCCTTCTGCTGGAGGCGGTCCCCGAGCTGCTGCTGGACCCCCACTGGACCCCGCTCGGCAGCGGCCTGCGGGCCAAGGTGAGCTGCCTCTCTATCCTGGGCTCCCCATGCATAGGGGGTTTGAAAATAATAgcgtattgttttgttttgggggaGTACACCTTTTTCATGGACAATTATTCATAGACAAGGAATCTTGTTTTAGGTTTTGGTTTTCGGGTTTGTTCTTAGAAATGGGGTTTGATTTTAGTATTAGGGTTTGTTTTTAGGGCCAGGGTTTGTTTTTAGGGCCAGGGTTTGgtttttgggttagggtttggcATTAGGGTTTGGTTAGGTTAAAGGGTCTGGTTaaagggtttggttttagggccAGGGTTTGGCTTTAGGGTTTGATTAAAGGGTTGGTTTGGGTTTGGTTAAAGGGTTTGGTTAAAGGGTTGGGCTTTGGTTaaagggtttggttttagggccagggtttggttttagggtttggctTTAGGGTTTGGTTAAAGGGTCTGGTTTTGGgattagggtttggttttagggttagggtttggttttagggcaAGGGTCTCGTTATATGGTCAGAGTTTCCTGTGGGTTGGGTTTTAGGGTTTGCTTTTTCATTCTATGGTTGAGATACCAAATACTCCCTATACTGGGTGGCTCCTATTCTGatgtcttctccccccccccgcccccagtaTATCCTGGAGCTGTGTCGGGCTGACCAACCTGTGGACCCAGAGCAGATTAGGGCACTCCTGGACACGGTTGCTAGGCCGCACCCCCCCAGAGCTAGACAGGTGAGCTCACCTGGCCCTCTGCACGGGAGGGAACGAGTCGGAGGATTTCATTCAATACGACTGCGGTACAAGCGCACAACAACATGGTATTTATCATCAGACGCACAACGCCTCATcgttcaaaacaaacacacacaagacatatttaGGGGAATGTGTATCTCTGGAGTGCCATACAAACTCTCTACACTGAcaaccatctcctccaccatcacacACGCCTTCTTAGTTTAGCCTGTGGTTCAGCCTTTGATCTGTTTAACACACTGTGCATATATACCTCCTGGGGTTTGCGTTTTAAGATCTGAATTGATAATCAGGTGGAACTCATTTGATGACCTGATTGTTGTTGtaggaacaggaagaggaggaggaggaggaggaggggcctgTGGAGGCTAACTTTGTGGAGCTGGTCCACACGATGCTCAAAGACCCGGAGGTTAAACAGCACTTTTTCACGGTGAGATCTCCTCTAcatctacctccccctcctctgtgtctctcctccagGAGGTGCTGTTGTCTGACctgtgctcctcctccaggaggtgTTCCCAGTGGCGTACGGTCCGGACTACGACCAGGACCTCCTCACCCTGTTTGAGGAGCTCCTCTACCGACTGGCTCAGCTGCTCCCGGTCCCTGACCTCGGACAGGCGAGTGACTGACGACATCACTTCCTTCCAGAGGACGTCTGACAGGGAAATGGGAGATAATGGCTACCGGTGCATCGATGGCTACCTGCCTCGCGATACTGGCGTTTCTGGGGGCAGCGCAGGCCTAAGGGGTCAGGCTGTGCAGAGACTAGGAGAACTAAGGGAAGTGTCTCTGGCGTTTCCCCTCTGCAGACGGTGTCGTGgctgggcagcagcagcagctccctcCTGGACGACTGCtccgtctcctccacccacctgagAGGTTTACTGCAGCACCACCGACAGCTGGGTCACCTGGAGGAGCACGGTGAGAACCCAGCAGAACCACGAGAAAGCAACACactgaatgaatgaaggaaGGTTCCTCACGAGTCAAAGCTTCGTGTAATCGGGGTTTGTCTGTGGATGGATCCTCTGAcactgtgattggttccccagttcctccctcctctatggGCAACTGCATCCTGTCCTCCCTGGCCGGCCCGCCCCCAGCCAGGccccacagccaatcagcttcacCGCAGTGCCTCGGGGACCACGGCCCATTCGCCGACGGAGCGGCCGAGGTCGTCATGGTGACGGACTACGCCGAGGTGGAGCTCGGCACCACTGGCCACCCGCCGGAAGAGTGCGTGGAGGAGGTCGTCACGGAGACGGAGGTCGTCACGGAGACAGAGGTCGTcacggagacggaggaggaggggggggcaccGACGGAGGAAGACCCCGCCTTCCCCGACGAGATGAAAcgggaacaggaagaggaggcggcgTCCCCGGCCCGCCCCCACGTCTGCCCCGACTGCCCGAAGCGGTTCCGCTTCGCCTCGTCGCTCACCGCCCACCGGGTGGTGCACACCCGGGAGCGCCCCCACTGCTGCCCCGCCTGCGGCCGCTGCTTCTCCTTCCGCCAGTCGCTGGACCgccacaggcacacgcacgagACGGCCCCCGGGACGGCCACGCCCCAAAGCGAGCACGAGACGGCCACGCCCCAGACGGCCACGCCCCAGACGGCCACGCCCCAGACGGCCACGCCCCAAAGCGAGCCACAGGCGGCCACACCCCAGACGGCGCCTGGTAGCGGCGACCGGGACGCGAGCTCGCTCCGCGACAGGAAGTTGAGCTGTGAGCCGGCACCGGCGGACCCTGAGAGTTCCGGCGGGGagccgccgcccccccaggtgaagcaggaggcgggggcggacggagacgacgacgacgacggcggTGAATGGGTGGGGTCGGGGGCCGGGCGGGTGGAGGCCCTGGCTCCGGCGCTGGTGGAGCGGGTGGTGTCCCTGGTGGCGGTGCGGAGCAGCGGCCGCAAGAGGAAGCCCACCATGAAGGTCCAGGTCATCAACCTGCAGAGGAGcctggggaggggcggggccagcctggggaggggcggggccagcctGGGGGCGGAGCCTAAGAAGCGGAAGCAGGGCGGGGCAGCTGCGCCCTTCTTCAGGTGAGGCTCAGTCCGGTCGGGGGTTTCGGGGGGGGGTCGTGACGTTGGGGCCTGTATCCGTGGTAACCCCAGTGTCTTCCCTGTCGTCCCCGCAGCTCGGAGCACTCGTACGGTTCCGCTGAGGGCCTCCCGGGTTCCGCGGCGGCCGAGGGTGAAGGTGAGTCACAGTTAGGAACCTCAGGAGGGTCGGAACCCGGAGGGGGGGGTCCGCTTGTGGGTCCGCTGTTTGAAAAAGCTTCAGAGTCAAACCGTAACGTTCCATATCTTACCGTTGTCAGTCGGCGCGGAGGGCGGCTCCTCTCAGGTCCTCGGCGGCCCAGCCGCAGACCCAGGCCTccaggctcctcctcttcccggCGTTGCCGGTTGTCAGGACGACGCGGACGACGCCGCCGACCTGCGGGACGGCCGCTTCGGCTGCCCCGACTGCGCCAAGAGCTTCCGCTTCCGCTCGCTGCTGGCGTCGCACCGGCGCGTCCACACGGGCGAGCAGCCCTTCCTCTGCCCGTTGTGCGGCCGCCGCTTCTCCTTCAAGCAGTCGCTGGAGCGCCACCGCCGCACGCACGGACCCGGGCCGCCCGCCTCCCCCGCCGAGCTGCgggaccccgggggggggcgcccagacgccgggggcggggccttccTCTGCTCCCGCTGCGGGCGCTCCTTCAGCGCCAAGTCGGCGCTGCTCCGGCATGCCAGGACGCACGGCGAGGAGACGGTAGGACCtcaggccgccgccgccatcttAGGGGTTCGTCagggcctttagcagacgcttttatcgtTGTCAGAAGcaaaagaaacaacaatacatcgctgtcggtacagtaaggatgttcatagaaccaagtgctaaGCACTAACAATAGCTAGGTTaccccattccccgtacacaacaaagatagctaggataagatgctacacaatgctaagtactattttaagtgccaggacgtgcaACATTACACCACAGCGCACTCTGTAGGTTGGACTGTGAAGCAGCTCCCACGTCCATGATAACGTTCACCTTTCTGCCTTCAAATGTACTTCTTCGGAGTGGACCTCCAGTGTTGTaactttcattttgttttgtttttcctccGATCCGCAGCCGACGGGGCCCTCCGGCGTGGCCCCGCCTCccggggagcagcaggaggcgctCCACACCTGCGACTGCGGCAAGTCGTTCCCGTACCGCGCGGCGCTCACGGCCCACCAGCGCGTGCACCGCGAGGAGCGGCCGCACGCCTGCGCCCACTGCCCCAAGCGCTTCCTGTACCGCGGCGGGCTGACGAGCCACGCCAAGACGCACTGCGACGACAAGCCCTTCGCCTGCTCCTTCTGCGGCAAGAGCTTCAAGCGCGAGCGCAACATGAAGAAGCACGAGCGCTGCCACACGCGGGACGGCGTGTTCCGCTGCTCGCAGTGCGACAAGAGCTTCGTGTACAAGGCCACGCTGACGCGCCACGAGCTGACGCACTCGGGCGAGCGCCCCTTCCTCTGCTGCGACTGCGGCAAGGGCTTCTACTCGCACGCCGAGTTGCTGAAACACGAGCGCTTCCACACGGGCCACAAGCCCTTCCAGTGCCCCTTCTGCGGCAAGCGCTTCACGCAGTCCTGCTACCTGACCATCCACGTGCGCTACCACACGGGGGCGCGGCCGTACGCGTGCCCCGACTGCGACAAGAGCTTCATGAGCGCCAACCGGCTGAAGAGGCACCAGCGCACGCACACCGGAGAGAAGCCCTACCTGTGCCCCGAGTGTGGACGGGGCTTCAGGCAGTCCTACCACCTCAAGGTGCATCTGAGGACGCACGCCTACTCCTaggacacgccccctcccctGAGGACCCACGTCTAGGGCACACCCCCGCCAGCACCCCTAGGGTTCACCGCCTATacctaggccacgccccccaCTCGCAACcgtgggggtcagaggtcatcaagCTTACACTGAAGAATGAGTTTCTATTAAACATGATTCACTATGTCTGTCGAGATTCAAATCGTCTTCATTCTCCTGGGACGGGTTTTGTGTAG
It encodes:
- the LOC115542451 gene encoding zinc finger protein 778, which gives rise to MGPDLGTEALPLPSLRLLVSPLQLSVAVMWRVLHRLEVQHYWAVARFVGLLLEAVPELLLDPHWTPLGSGLRAKYILELCRADQPVDPEQIRALLDTVARPHPPRARQEQEEEEEEEEGPVEANFVELVHTMLKDPEVKQHFFTEVFPVAYGPDYDQDLLTLFEELLYRLAQLLPVPDLGQTVSWLGSSSSSLLDDCSVSSTHLRGLLQHHRQLGHLEEHVPPSSMGNCILSSLAGPPPARPHSQSASPQCLGDHGPFADGAAEVVMVTDYAEVELGTTGHPPEECVEEVVTETEVVTETEVVTETEEEGGAPTEEDPAFPDEMKREQEEEAASPARPHVCPDCPKRFRFASSLTAHRVVHTRERPHCCPACGRCFSFRQSLDRHRHTHETAPGTATPQSEHETATPQTATPQTATPQTATPQSEPQAATPQTAPGSGDRDASSLRDRKLSCEPAPADPESSGGEPPPPQVKQEAGADGDDDDDGGEWVGSGAGRVEALAPALVERVVSLVAVRSSGRKRKPTMKVQVINLQRSLGRGGASLGRGGASLGAEPKKRKQGGAAAPFFSSEHSYGSAEGLPGSAAAEGEVGAEGGSSQVLGGPAADPGLQAPPLPGVAGCQDDADDAADLRDGRFGCPDCAKSFRFRSLLASHRRVHTGEQPFLCPLCGRRFSFKQSLERHRRTHGPGPPASPAELRDPGGGRPDAGGGAFLCSRCGRSFSAKSALLRHARTHGEETPTGPSGVAPPPGEQQEALHTCDCGKSFPYRAALTAHQRVHREERPHACAHCPKRFLYRGGLTSHAKTHCDDKPFACSFCGKSFKRERNMKKHERCHTRDGVFRCSQCDKSFVYKATLTRHELTHSGERPFLCCDCGKGFYSHAELLKHERFHTGHKPFQCPFCGKRFTQSCYLTIHVRYHTGARPYACPDCDKSFMSANRLKRHQRTHTGEKPYLCPECGRGFRQSYHLKVHLRTHAYS